The Gemmata palustris genome includes a region encoding these proteins:
- a CDS encoding sugar phosphate isomerase/epimerase family protein: MKLGLINSAWAQAGKGTAFGIRQTKAIGFDTIDIFADPLDTGAKERKLIRTECARADLPVVSVACVAVGLIDFNPSVQRFHLDRCRAYLDFCYELGARNLLLVLGEYIWERQVIPPAEQWKTGVEHLKTLGDYAAALGLDVALELEPFKLSLLNDVPNMVRFIDEVDHPAVRANIDVSHLHLAGSKPEELRALKGKAIHVHISDCDGKVHGDLPPGRGVVNFVPYLKEIAALGIDGAISIELEYSPEPEKIVEWVTEAYRSTADLMQAAGIARE; encoded by the coding sequence ATGAAACTCGGACTCATCAACTCGGCCTGGGCGCAAGCGGGAAAGGGCACGGCGTTCGGTATCCGGCAGACGAAGGCCATCGGGTTCGACACCATTGACATCTTCGCGGACCCGCTCGACACCGGCGCGAAGGAGCGCAAGCTCATCCGCACCGAGTGCGCGCGGGCCGACCTGCCCGTCGTGAGCGTCGCGTGCGTCGCGGTGGGGCTGATCGACTTCAACCCAAGTGTGCAGCGCTTTCACCTCGACCGCTGCCGCGCGTACCTGGATTTTTGCTACGAACTGGGCGCGCGGAACCTGCTGCTCGTGCTCGGGGAGTACATCTGGGAGCGCCAGGTGATCCCGCCCGCGGAACAGTGGAAGACCGGCGTGGAGCACCTGAAAACGCTCGGCGATTACGCGGCGGCCCTCGGGCTCGACGTCGCTCTCGAACTCGAACCGTTCAAGCTCTCACTGCTGAACGACGTGCCGAACATGGTGCGCTTTATCGACGAAGTCGATCACCCTGCCGTGCGCGCGAACATCGATGTTTCGCACCTCCACCTTGCGGGCAGTAAACCCGAGGAGCTACGCGCATTGAAGGGCAAGGCGATTCATGTTCACATCAGTGATTGCGACGGGAAGGTTCACGGGGATCTGCCCCCGGGCCGCGGCGTGGTGAATTTCGTGCCCTACCTGAAAGAGATCGCGGCGCTGGGGATTGATGGGGCGATTAGCATCGAACTGGAGTATTCACCGGAGCCCGAAAAAATCGTCGAGTGGGTAACGGAAGCGTACCGGTCCACGGCAGATTTGATGCAAGCGGCCGGCATCGCGCGCGAATAA
- a CDS encoding LOG family protein, which yields MADRLIETDVTKLTDAAKLSGEWQRHAGRAVPEAKKFLQGPQARKFEFWQAVKIFRELVYGFRKLHFVGPCVTVFGSARFDEHHRYYGMAREVGKYLAESGFTVMTGGGPGIMEAANRGARDVGGRSIGCNIVLPMEQKPNPYVDSWIDFEYFFVRKLMLVKYSYAFVVMPGGFGTLDELFEVATLIQTGKLEQFPVALMGVDYWRPLLDQLRLMANEKTIDPTDLDQLIVSDNPGEVVSGITDVAMKRFGLTYGPQCEPKWWLGERFGRLWNRVRK from the coding sequence ATGGCCGATCGATTGATAGAAACGGATGTCACCAAACTGACCGATGCCGCCAAACTGTCCGGTGAGTGGCAGCGGCACGCGGGCCGCGCGGTCCCGGAAGCGAAAAAGTTCCTTCAGGGTCCGCAGGCGCGGAAGTTCGAGTTCTGGCAGGCGGTCAAGATTTTCCGCGAGCTGGTCTACGGGTTCCGCAAGTTGCACTTCGTCGGCCCGTGCGTGACCGTGTTCGGGTCCGCGCGGTTCGACGAGCACCACCGCTACTACGGCATGGCCCGGGAGGTCGGCAAATATTTGGCCGAGTCCGGGTTCACGGTGATGACCGGTGGCGGCCCCGGGATCATGGAAGCCGCCAACCGCGGCGCGCGCGACGTGGGTGGGCGGTCCATCGGCTGCAACATCGTGCTGCCGATGGAGCAGAAGCCGAACCCCTACGTCGATTCGTGGATCGACTTTGAATACTTCTTCGTCCGCAAGCTGATGCTTGTGAAGTACAGCTACGCGTTCGTGGTGATGCCGGGCGGGTTCGGGACGCTGGACGAACTGTTCGAGGTCGCGACGCTCATTCAAACGGGCAAACTGGAACAGTTCCCCGTGGCGCTCATGGGCGTCGACTACTGGCGCCCGCTGCTCGACCAGCTCCGGCTGATGGCCAACGAGAAGACCATCGACCCGACCGATTTGGACCAACTCATCGTGTCGGACAACCCCGGCGAAGTGGTGTCCGGGATCACCGACGTCGCGATGAAGCGGTTCGGCCTCACCTACGGTCCGCAGTGCGAGCCGAAGTGGTGGCTGGGCGAGCGCTTCGGCCGCTTGTGGAACAGGGTCCGAAAATAA
- a CDS encoding alpha/beta fold hydrolase: MTANDTPKLGAPIVLVHGLCGYDRVVAFGRTLKDYFPGIREKLEAAGNRVLMPRLSCTLGVSARAGELKRYIQRHVPAGPVHVIGHSMGGLDARYMVSELGMADRVRSLTTVGTPHRGSAFADWGVGRFGRVLSPFFQFLGLSYQAFIDLTSAACRRFNATVRDARGVRYYSVAGVCEGLWVGPGWRFPHGIVSRAEGPNDGVVSVASASWGEHSEVWDGDHLNLVNWPNRQARKCGVWDSFAPDYGRIVRRIAVSD, translated from the coding sequence GTGACCGCGAACGACACTCCCAAACTCGGTGCCCCGATCGTGCTCGTTCACGGTCTGTGCGGGTACGACCGCGTGGTGGCCTTCGGGCGGACGCTCAAGGACTATTTTCCCGGCATCCGCGAGAAACTCGAAGCGGCCGGGAACCGCGTTCTAATGCCCCGACTGAGCTGCACACTCGGTGTTTCCGCGCGCGCCGGGGAATTGAAGCGGTACATTCAAAGGCACGTGCCGGCGGGTCCGGTCCATGTGATCGGGCACAGCATGGGCGGGCTCGATGCCCGTTACATGGTGAGCGAACTCGGTATGGCCGACCGCGTGCGGTCGCTCACCACCGTGGGTACACCGCACCGCGGGAGCGCGTTCGCGGATTGGGGCGTGGGCCGGTTCGGTCGGGTGCTCTCACCGTTCTTTCAGTTCCTCGGACTGTCGTACCAAGCGTTCATTGATCTCACCTCTGCCGCGTGCCGTCGGTTCAACGCCACGGTGCGCGACGCGCGGGGCGTGCGGTACTACTCTGTTGCGGGCGTGTGCGAGGGCTTGTGGGTCGGCCCGGGGTGGCGGTTCCCGCACGGCATCGTGAGCCGCGCGGAAGGGCCGAACGACGGGGTGGTATCGGTCGCATCGGCCTCGTGGGGCGAACACAGCGAAGTGTGGGACGGGGACCACCTGAACCTGGTGAACTGGCCGAACCGCCAGGCGCGGAAATGCGGCGTGTGGGACTCGTTTGCCCCGGACTACGGGCGCATCGTGCGCCGCATCGCGGTGAGCGACTGA
- a CDS encoding TIGR02996 domain-containing protein, protein MSTEAALLRAIREMPDEDTPRLVYADYLDEEGDAARAEFIRVQVERARLPEGAPQRAALEDREHDLLAQHERAWLGVAPDDMDGLTEWEFERGFVNEIAANPYFMLGPGSDLCAAHPVRRWRVQGGQMDMIEDLRETGQKSWFGRLEAIDLAGWYTTIGELGQFLCRSNFARLRELDLTARPGLDALPELLGYAPFRDQLKILRCGAPAQYYDEGRLDVWELVRALGTENTLEELTAAGAQLTADDLGGLLAAACCQSLTSLDIRYNQIAPNGWEAFRDTKCRLRELDISGTPLGAISLDNLLGCASVAELQRLQLNGCGSAITNLRALARSRFWTRAEALRMQQGSVPEISLDPLFTSTGSPALRVLDVGQNWLRDGGVAQLCEAPWAGSLTYLDLSSNYLTDEALRALARSGRFKNLHTLHLNFNSVYHQDGAEHYESLTDNGLRALAECIDLANLRVLSVSGTRITDAGVDAILNSPHWRLSGLRLSQCQLRRSVLDVLASSPRLARLQVLDLSRNDEIDVDDLSPLAESEYLSPQTELDISGMYNAHSAVRTALIERLGRRLSE, encoded by the coding sequence ATGTCCACCGAAGCTGCCCTGCTCCGCGCCATTCGCGAAATGCCCGACGAGGACACCCCGCGTCTCGTTTATGCCGACTACCTCGATGAAGAGGGCGATGCCGCGCGCGCCGAGTTCATCCGCGTGCAGGTTGAACGGGCGCGCCTACCCGAAGGTGCCCCGCAGCGCGCCGCACTCGAGGACCGCGAACACGACCTGCTCGCGCAGCACGAGCGCGCGTGGCTCGGCGTCGCCCCCGACGATATGGACGGGTTGACCGAATGGGAATTCGAGCGCGGGTTCGTAAACGAGATCGCGGCCAACCCGTACTTCATGCTCGGCCCCGGGTCCGATCTGTGTGCGGCACACCCGGTCCGCCGGTGGCGCGTGCAGGGCGGGCAGATGGACATGATCGAAGACCTGCGCGAAACGGGTCAGAAATCGTGGTTCGGGCGACTCGAAGCGATCGACCTCGCGGGCTGGTACACGACGATCGGCGAACTCGGACAATTCCTGTGCCGGTCCAACTTCGCACGCCTCCGCGAACTCGACCTCACGGCCCGGCCGGGTTTGGACGCGCTCCCCGAACTCCTGGGGTACGCTCCCTTTCGGGACCAGTTGAAGATTCTGCGGTGCGGCGCCCCGGCCCAATACTACGACGAAGGCCGGCTCGATGTGTGGGAACTGGTCCGGGCACTCGGAACGGAGAACACGCTCGAAGAACTGACCGCGGCCGGCGCGCAACTCACAGCGGACGACCTCGGAGGGCTGCTCGCGGCCGCGTGCTGCCAGAGCCTCACGTCGCTGGACATTCGTTACAACCAGATCGCGCCGAACGGCTGGGAAGCTTTTCGCGACACCAAGTGTCGCCTGCGCGAACTCGACATTTCGGGCACCCCTCTGGGTGCGATCTCGCTCGATAACCTTCTCGGCTGTGCTTCGGTCGCAGAACTCCAGCGCCTCCAGTTAAACGGGTGCGGCAGCGCGATCACGAACTTGCGCGCCCTCGCGCGATCCCGCTTCTGGACGCGCGCCGAAGCGCTCCGAATGCAGCAGGGGTCGGTGCCAGAAATCTCGCTCGACCCGCTTTTCACCTCGACCGGCTCGCCCGCACTCCGTGTTCTCGATGTGGGACAGAACTGGCTCCGCGACGGGGGCGTGGCCCAACTCTGCGAGGCGCCCTGGGCCGGGTCGCTCACGTACCTCGATCTGTCGTCCAACTACCTCACGGACGAGGCACTTCGTGCCCTCGCGCGCAGCGGGCGGTTCAAGAACCTCCACACGCTGCACCTGAACTTCAACAGTGTGTACCACCAGGACGGCGCCGAGCACTACGAATCGCTCACCGACAACGGGCTGCGTGCGCTCGCGGAGTGCATCGACCTCGCGAACCTGCGTGTGCTCTCCGTGAGCGGCACGCGCATCACCGACGCGGGCGTGGACGCGATCCTCAATTCGCCGCACTGGAGGCTCAGCGGCCTGCGTCTGTCTCAGTGCCAACTGCGCCGGAGCGTGCTGGACGTGCTCGCGTCGTCCCCGCGCCTCGCGCGCCTTCAAGTACTCGATCTGAGCCGGAACGACGAAATTGACGTGGACGATCTTTCGCCACTGGCGGAATCCGAGTACCTTTCGCCCCAAACGGAGTTGGACATCAGCGGAATGTACAACGCCCACTCCGCGGTCCGAACCGCGCTCATCGAGCGCCTCGGTCGGCGCCTCAGCGAGTGA
- a CDS encoding TIGR02996 domain-containing protein produces the protein MYFTDEQPFLDAVFARFADDGPRLLYADFLDDSGAPERAELIRVQLALARLSEDDPLRPALCDRQDELLTRNRAAWTAHLAGLVETVDFRRGVPDSASVDAATFLERGEELFARLRVRRLSLRDAAPVMTKLAASPLLARVRELDLCNCDLGNGGVNLLARSPFLENLAALDLGFNRIEDSGVNLLARSSAFPNLTTLALNDNDTIGDAGATALAESPFFAGLTGLDLSGNDIGDAGLGAVIASKSLTRLHSLRVTGNRIGDAGVTRLTRAPLFARVTKAQPELSLRANMIGPAGAAALAACPALAACTALDLSHNYLSDSGVAALLRSPHIGRLQALRLGRNQLTDNGVSACCELFGRLFEHLQFLDLSGNRLTRVGMGILSARPGAHAVHIDVSGNVQSAVAGDAPVAVAGLLDGLLDGVAEAALLKRRVAHPRHLSDGE, from the coding sequence ATGTACTTCACGGACGAGCAACCATTCCTGGACGCGGTGTTCGCTCGGTTCGCGGACGACGGACCGCGCCTGCTGTACGCCGACTTCCTCGACGATTCGGGCGCGCCGGAGCGCGCGGAGCTGATCCGCGTGCAGCTCGCACTCGCGCGGCTGAGTGAAGACGACCCGCTCCGGCCCGCGCTCTGCGACCGGCAAGACGAACTGCTCACCAGGAACCGCGCCGCGTGGACCGCGCACCTCGCCGGACTGGTCGAAACGGTCGATTTCCGGCGCGGCGTACCCGATTCCGCATCGGTCGACGCCGCAACGTTCCTCGAGCGCGGCGAAGAACTGTTCGCGCGCCTCCGGGTCCGCAGGCTGAGCCTCCGCGACGCGGCACCCGTGATGACGAAACTGGCCGCGTCGCCGCTCCTCGCGCGGGTGCGGGAACTCGATCTGTGCAACTGCGATCTCGGCAACGGCGGCGTGAACCTGCTCGCGCGATCGCCGTTCCTTGAGAACCTCGCCGCGCTCGATCTCGGCTTCAACCGGATCGAAGATTCCGGCGTGAACCTCCTCGCTCGGAGCAGTGCGTTCCCGAACCTCACCACGCTCGCGCTCAACGACAACGACACGATCGGCGACGCGGGGGCGACCGCGCTCGCGGAATCGCCGTTCTTCGCGGGACTGACCGGCCTCGATCTCTCGGGCAACGACATCGGTGACGCGGGGCTCGGGGCCGTAATCGCGAGTAAGTCCCTCACGCGCCTGCACTCGCTCCGGGTCACGGGGAACCGCATCGGCGACGCGGGCGTCACCCGACTCACGCGCGCGCCCCTTTTCGCCCGCGTGACAAAGGCCCAACCGGAGCTATCACTCCGCGCCAACATGATCGGCCCGGCGGGTGCGGCGGCGCTCGCCGCGTGCCCCGCGCTCGCGGCGTGTACCGCACTCGACCTGTCGCACAACTACCTCAGCGATTCCGGCGTCGCCGCGTTACTGCGCTCGCCGCACATTGGTCGGCTGCAAGCGCTCCGGCTCGGGCGCAACCAGCTCACGGACAACGGCGTAAGCGCCTGCTGCGAACTCTTCGGCAGACTGTTCGAGCACCTTCAATTCCTGGACCTGTCCGGCAACCGGCTCACGCGCGTGGGGATGGGCATCCTGTCGGCCCGGCCCGGCGCGCACGCGGTTCACATTGATGTGAGCGGGAACGTGCAGTCCGCGGTGGCCGGGGACGCCCCCGTCGCCGTTGCCGGGTTGTTGGACGGCCTGCTCGATGGCGTAGCGGAGGCCGCACTGCTCAAGCGCCGAGTCGCCCACCCGCGTCATCTGTCCGACGGTGAGTGA
- a CDS encoding MJ0042-type zinc finger domain-containing protein produces MNNTCPSCGALYNVAEKDIGRRLKCKKCRTALMVTDAGLVAATGTESGPPEDQDFDSDLKESSFSRRRKKYLSGENPLAAIGGVPGLLFGIGVFFVLFFTFMQVLSTASTQRAVEYEKKVALEEEIRVRKLLPKGKKDRSELTAEEQKKYDDDKKKIEDEFVIQKREADEDKRYTEIGNKRSRLYEGYGSMLGFMLVSFGCLGFLRAQEALLLRIVAGIILTGMVLGLFRLALGTGAGIGVGVNVG; encoded by the coding sequence ATGAACAACACATGCCCATCGTGTGGGGCACTCTACAACGTGGCCGAGAAGGACATCGGTCGGCGGCTCAAGTGCAAGAAGTGTCGCACGGCCCTCATGGTTACGGACGCCGGCCTGGTCGCGGCTACGGGGACCGAATCGGGGCCCCCCGAGGACCAGGATTTTGATAGCGACTTGAAAGAATCGTCGTTCTCACGGAGGCGCAAGAAGTACCTTTCGGGGGAGAACCCGCTGGCCGCGATCGGCGGCGTCCCGGGGCTGTTGTTCGGCATCGGTGTGTTCTTCGTACTGTTCTTCACGTTCATGCAGGTGCTCTCCACGGCGTCCACCCAGCGCGCGGTGGAGTACGAAAAGAAGGTCGCCCTGGAAGAAGAGATCCGCGTCCGCAAGTTGCTCCCCAAGGGCAAGAAGGACCGCTCGGAACTCACCGCGGAGGAACAGAAAAAATACGACGACGACAAGAAGAAGATCGAGGACGAGTTCGTCATTCAGAAGCGAGAAGCCGACGAGGACAAGCGCTACACCGAGATCGGGAACAAACGGTCGCGGCTGTACGAGGGCTACGGCTCGATGCTCGGCTTCATGCTGGTTTCGTTCGGGTGTCTGGGCTTCCTGCGCGCCCAAGAAGCGCTGCTCCTGCGCATCGTGGCCGGGATCATTCTCACGGGAATGGTGCTCGGGTTGTTCCGGCTCGCGCTGGGCACCGGGGCCGGAATCGGGGTCGGCGTGAACGTCGGCTAG
- the pyrH gene encoding UMP kinase, giving the protein MPDTDTSAPKYKRVLLKLSGEALGFGGGKLGINLDETKHIAEQLARVAASGVQLAVVIGGGNLLRGAQFSAGDERIKPATADYMGMLATVMNGLALQDTLEAMGVETRLQSAVRMETVAEPYIRRRALRHLEKNRIVILAGGTGNPFVTTDTAAALRGTELQAHVLLKATKVDGVFNSDPAKNPYAEKFERLTFDQVIQKQLGVMDIGAFEMCRLAKLPILVFNYKQDGAIERAVAGQPIGTIVTG; this is encoded by the coding sequence ATGCCCGACACCGACACGTCCGCACCGAAGTACAAGCGCGTTCTGCTCAAGCTCAGCGGTGAAGCGCTCGGCTTCGGCGGGGGCAAACTGGGCATCAACCTCGATGAAACGAAGCACATCGCCGAACAACTCGCCCGCGTTGCTGCGAGCGGGGTGCAACTCGCGGTCGTGATCGGCGGCGGGAACCTGCTCCGCGGCGCACAGTTCTCGGCCGGCGACGAGCGGATCAAGCCCGCGACCGCCGACTACATGGGAATGCTCGCGACCGTGATGAACGGCCTCGCGCTCCAGGACACACTCGAAGCGATGGGCGTGGAAACGCGCCTCCAGAGCGCCGTGCGCATGGAAACGGTCGCGGAACCGTACATCCGGCGCCGGGCGCTGCGGCACCTGGAGAAGAACCGCATCGTGATCCTCGCCGGCGGCACCGGGAACCCGTTCGTCACCACGGACACCGCGGCGGCACTTCGCGGAACCGAACTCCAGGCACACGTTCTTCTTAAGGCCACAAAGGTTGACGGCGTCTTCAACTCCGACCCCGCGAAGAACCCCTACGCCGAGAAGTTCGAGCGCCTCACGTTCGATCAAGTGATCCAGAAGCAACTCGGGGTGATGGACATCGGCGCGTTCGAGATGTGCCGGCTCGCAAAACTTCCGATCCTAGTGTTCAACTACAAGCAGGACGGCGCGATCGAACGGGCCGTTGCCGGTCAGCCGATCGGTACCATCGTCACCGGTTGA
- the frr gene encoding ribosome recycling factor, with product MTAPQILKDSEDRMEKATDVFRNDLKGLRTGRASPQMLDALRVDNYGTMSPIRDMASVTCPDAATIVIKPYTADSLKEIEKAIRASDLGLAPNNDGKVIRLSMPAMSGDQRKKIVAQLKKSAEAAKVSCRNIRRDGNKHFEDAEKAKTMTEDDRDKGKAKMQDLLKAYEGKIDDLANKKEKEVMEQ from the coding sequence ATGACCGCACCACAGATTTTGAAGGATTCCGAGGACCGAATGGAGAAGGCGACGGACGTGTTCCGCAACGACCTGAAGGGGTTGCGGACCGGCCGCGCGTCCCCGCAAATGCTGGACGCGCTCCGCGTGGACAATTATGGCACGATGTCGCCGATCCGCGACATGGCCTCGGTGACGTGCCCGGACGCCGCGACCATCGTCATCAAGCCCTACACGGCCGACAGCCTGAAGGAAATCGAAAAGGCGATTCGCGCGAGCGACCTCGGATTGGCCCCGAACAACGACGGCAAGGTGATCCGGCTGTCGATGCCCGCGATGAGCGGCGACCAGCGCAAGAAGATCGTTGCGCAGCTCAAGAAATCGGCCGAGGCCGCGAAGGTGTCGTGCCGCAACATCCGCCGCGACGGGAACAAGCACTTCGAGGACGCCGAAAAAGCCAAGACCATGACCGAGGACGACCGCGACAAGGGCAAGGCGAAGATGCAGGACTTGCTTAAGGCCTACGAGGGCAAGATCGACGACCTGGCCAACAAGAAGGAAAAGGAAGTGATGGAACAGTAA
- a CDS encoding calcium-translocating P-type ATPase, PMCA-type yields MRSLRAVSELFPRATEAGLSDEQVAESRSKFGANRLTPLPREPVWKKFLEKFADPIIKILLAASLLKIVVDLFDTSPLVGGLALGAVLAVVIGAVVAKLGEWLPAVLFALAGLLVGASAALGDPSYEGLAVMIAVFLATGVAFFSEFRSDREFEKLNSTRDAIRVKVERNGGVHTIPLEDAVVGDLVLLEMGDEIPADGRIVRSNELHVDQALMTGESEPAKKTAGRADEDFDGPDQPGCVFRGTQVRDGVGQMVVTNIGDDTMLGQIARRLSGESPAPDASDSTPESRAERVQQKLTISKASTPLQEKLEVLAKLISKIGYAAAGAIFVALLVRGLILGEVRLPQEGEDASKVLLGSVRALLSYFVYMVIVIVVAVPEGLPMSVTVSLAIAWRKMSQSNSLVRQLVACETIGSATVICSDKTGTLTQNKMTVSRVGLGTAVYEKDSAIASPGMKSDEPWVHSPLFWVIVNSAANSTASLEQKNGKTAVIGNSTEGALLNWLTAGAWTHPNSLNYIELRAQHPVLYQIHFSSDRKRMTTVVRDAGRAVTLVKGAPEVLLAQATRYRSPDGSTHDLTPEIRAEIQSRISAAAGDAMRTLAFAHTELPPDFPREEGAIHDRRAEIENDLIFDGWVGIRDPLRDDVKEAVRQCRAAGIEVKMITGDTIETARAIGREIGLLDEPDALALTHAEFAKLTDAELSAILPRLRVLARALPGDKFRIVELLQAQNHVVAMTGDGTNDAPALKKADVGLAMGISGTEVAKEASKIVLLDDAFSTIVRGVHWGRALYENIQRFIQFQLTINVSALLIAFLGPFLGLKPPFTVLQLLWINVIMDTFAAIALCSEPPRANLMRRPPKTRNENILTPAMLGTIGSTAAFFVVVMIAMLLGMQHAGWFAGDGPKSGEFPELTMRQVTLFFSVYVFFQVWNQINCRSLAPEESGWHRLFENRQFLAIASLTVVGQVLIVTLGGAVFNVEPLRAVDWLVVAAATSSVLLFAEVTRRVRLWNTKRKV; encoded by the coding sequence ATGCGATCCCTCCGTGCCGTGTCCGAGCTGTTCCCGCGCGCGACCGAAGCCGGCCTGAGCGACGAACAGGTTGCCGAGAGCCGATCGAAATTCGGCGCGAACCGGCTCACCCCCCTGCCCCGCGAACCCGTCTGGAAGAAGTTCCTCGAAAAGTTCGCGGACCCGATCATCAAGATCCTGCTCGCGGCCTCGCTCCTCAAGATCGTGGTGGACCTGTTCGACACGTCCCCGCTCGTCGGCGGGCTCGCCCTCGGTGCGGTGCTCGCCGTAGTGATCGGCGCGGTCGTGGCGAAGCTCGGGGAGTGGCTCCCGGCGGTTCTGTTCGCGCTCGCGGGGCTCCTCGTCGGCGCGAGCGCTGCGCTCGGCGACCCGTCCTACGAGGGGCTCGCGGTGATGATCGCCGTGTTCCTCGCGACCGGTGTGGCCTTCTTCAGCGAGTTCCGTAGCGACCGGGAGTTCGAGAAACTTAATTCGACTCGGGACGCGATCCGCGTCAAAGTCGAGCGGAACGGCGGGGTCCACACGATTCCGCTCGAAGACGCGGTGGTCGGTGACCTCGTCCTGCTCGAAATGGGCGACGAGATCCCCGCCGACGGGCGCATCGTGCGGTCGAACGAACTTCACGTCGATCAGGCGCTCATGACCGGTGAGAGCGAGCCGGCAAAAAAAACGGCGGGGCGCGCTGACGAGGACTTCGACGGTCCCGACCAGCCCGGGTGCGTGTTCCGCGGGACGCAGGTGCGCGACGGCGTCGGCCAGATGGTCGTGACCAACATCGGCGACGACACGATGCTCGGTCAGATCGCCCGGCGTCTGTCGGGCGAGTCCCCCGCACCGGACGCGAGCGATTCGACGCCCGAGTCGCGTGCCGAGCGCGTGCAGCAGAAACTCACCATCTCGAAAGCGTCCACGCCGCTCCAGGAGAAGCTCGAAGTCCTCGCGAAGCTCATCAGCAAAATCGGCTACGCCGCGGCCGGCGCGATCTTCGTCGCGCTGCTCGTTCGCGGGCTGATACTGGGCGAAGTGCGGCTCCCTCAAGAGGGCGAAGACGCAAGCAAGGTGCTGCTCGGGAGCGTGCGGGCGCTGCTCTCGTACTTCGTTTACATGGTCATCGTCATCGTCGTCGCGGTCCCCGAAGGGCTGCCGATGAGCGTGACCGTGTCGCTCGCGATCGCGTGGCGCAAGATGAGCCAGTCGAACTCGCTCGTGCGGCAACTGGTCGCGTGCGAGACGATCGGCTCGGCGACCGTGATCTGCTCCGACAAAACCGGCACCCTCACTCAGAACAAGATGACGGTGTCGCGCGTCGGGCTGGGCACGGCCGTTTACGAGAAAGACAGCGCGATCGCGTCGCCGGGGATGAAGAGCGATGAACCCTGGGTACACTCGCCGCTCTTCTGGGTGATCGTGAACTCGGCCGCGAACTCGACCGCGAGCCTCGAACAGAAAAACGGCAAGACCGCGGTCATCGGTAACAGCACGGAAGGCGCGCTGTTGAACTGGCTCACTGCGGGCGCGTGGACCCACCCGAACAGTTTGAATTACATCGAACTCCGGGCACAGCACCCCGTGCTGTACCAGATCCACTTCTCGTCCGACCGCAAGCGGATGACGACCGTGGTGCGAGACGCGGGCCGCGCCGTCACGCTCGTGAAGGGCGCCCCGGAGGTGCTGCTCGCGCAGGCCACGCGGTACCGCTCTCCCGATGGTTCAACGCACGACCTCACGCCGGAAATTCGTGCCGAGATTCAGTCGCGCATCTCCGCGGCCGCGGGGGACGCGATGCGCACGCTCGCGTTCGCGCACACCGAACTCCCTCCGGACTTCCCGCGCGAAGAAGGCGCGATCCACGACCGGCGCGCGGAGATCGAAAACGACCTCATTTTCGACGGCTGGGTCGGCATCCGCGACCCGCTCCGCGACGACGTAAAGGAAGCCGTCCGCCAGTGCCGCGCTGCGGGCATCGAAGTGAAGATGATTACGGGCGACACGATCGAAACCGCCCGCGCGATCGGCCGAGAGATCGGGTTACTCGACGAGCCGGATGCACTGGCGCTGACGCACGCGGAATTCGCGAAGTTAACCGACGCGGAACTTTCCGCGATTCTCCCGCGGTTGCGCGTCCTCGCGCGCGCGCTTCCCGGGGACAAGTTCCGCATCGTGGAACTGCTGCAAGCGCAGAACCACGTCGTCGCGATGACCGGCGACGGCACGAACGACGCCCCCGCGCTCAAGAAAGCGGACGTCGGGCTGGCGATGGGCATTTCGGGCACCGAAGTGGCGAAGGAAGCGAGCAAGATCGTGTTGCTCGACGATGCGTTCAGCACGATCGTCCGCGGGGTCCACTGGGGCCGCGCGCTCTACGAGAACATTCAGCGGTTCATCCAGTTCCAGCTCACGATCAACGTGTCGGCCCTGTTGATCGCGTTCCTGGGGCCGTTCTTGGGGCTCAAACCGCCGTTCACGGTCCTGCAACTGCTCTGGATCAACGTCATTATGGACACGTTCGCGGCGATCGCGCTGTGCAGCGAACCGCCCCGTGCGAACCTGATGCGCCGGCCGCCCAAGACGCGCAACGAGAACATCCTCACGCCCGCGATGCTCGGCACCATCGGCAGCACCGCCGCGTTCTTCGTCGTGGTGATGATCGCGATGCTACTCGGGATGCAGCACGCGGGGTGGTTCGCGGGGGACGGGCCGAAGTCGGGCGAGTTCCCCGAACTGACGATGCGCCAGGTCACGCTGTTTTTCAGCGTGTACGTGTTCTTCCAGGTGTGGAACCAGATCAACTGCCGCTCGCTCGCCCCGGAAGAATCCGGCTGGCACCGGCTGTTCGAGAACCGGCAGTTCCTGGCGATCGCGTCCCTCACCGTGGTCGGGCAGGTGCTCATCGTCACGCTCGGCGGCGCGGTGTTTAATGTCGAGCCGCTGAGAGCGGTAGACTGGTTGGTGGTCGCCGCCGCGACCTCGAGCGTGCTCCTGTTCGCGGAGGTCACCAGGCGCGTCCGCTTGTGGAACACCAAGAGAAAAGTTTGA